The genomic interval tccaattTCACCCCTGTTTACCGAATGACTGGCACGATTTCTCTGACAATGTGGTTAAGTTTGCCTATAACCTGGCAGCAATGTCAATCTGGTGTTAAAAATAGGCAATGCACCTTGGTGATTCAacaaggaatttttttccaaactcccTGATTTATTCATTAAGAAATCGTGTAGAGTGATTATTCGTGTTTGTGTCACCAGGAAAGGGAGgtaaaaatcgaagaagaggaaagaacGAGAATGAAACTGAAAAGAGAGAGCTGGTATTCAAGGAAGATGGCCAAGGCAAGTACACACACTTTGTAAATCGCGTATACATGCGCATTAAGTTGGAATACATTTGTTGTTTAGCAATCAGTATTTATCACTCGAACGAAACGTCACTAGCCAGCTACTTATACTTTGAAGCAAATCAAAGCAGACAATCCTCTCTCTTTGCCCCTTGTTTCTCCCTTGTCACTACAAGTGTCAAATAAGATCTTTACCACTTTTTAATTTCCATGAATCAACTCAACAGGTGACATTTGCACCACTGTTAGATAAGTCACAACCATACTCAGAAGCTTGACATATTGTATTGTTCATATTCAAAAGCTTGACTTATTGTATTGTTCAATtaagaattaaaatttttttttttattaataatccATGGCCTTTGTAGGTACAAGCACTGAGTGCGAACTACAATAAGTTCTTGGAACTTTTGTTCAGCCTATTTTGATGAAACCTTAATAATGTCTGTTTATTTTATCACAGAATACGCACAAGTCACCAAGATGCTTGGTAACGGAAGGCTAGAAGCAATGTGCTTCGATGGAGTCAAGCGGTTGTGCCACATTAGAGGAAAACTTCGTAAAAAAGTGTGGATCAATCAAGGTGACATCATTTTAATCGGCCTTCGTGATTATCAAGACGCCAAAGCCGACGTCATTCTTAAGTATACATCGGATGAAGCACGTAATCTCAAAACTTATGGAGAATTTCCAGAAACAGGTATGATTTTTAGATCCTATTCTTCAAACAATACGATTGAGCTTATATTTTTCCCCCAAGTGGTGGAATAATCATTCCTCAGTAAGGCAAATTGTACAGAAATGAGAATTATTGAAGTGTTTGAAAGGCTCTCTCTAAATATAAAATCTTGAAATACTAAAGAGCATTGAGAAACTTAATCACAGAGTTTCacttataaattaattaccaACTTATGAAATAGTGACTCTGAACCTCATTTGTGTTATCAATTGCAGACAACTTTGTCTATATTTTTGTGTAATGTAGAAACAGCATTATTCAGCTAACTGTAAATCGAATGTAAATTTAACACAAAAAAAGCCGGTATGCAAAATTCTTTAACATTATTACTTGGAGTATACAGTGTACCAGGGATATTATTGTCAAGAAATTGAAGCTTGAGCTCaaaaatacatttattttgaaatgtatattattgCATATTATCTTGCCATGAAATGCTATAactgccaattttttttctagtacgTATCAACGACACTGTTACCTTTGTCGAGGATGGATTTGATGAGGATATTGAGTTTGGTGATGAAATCAGTGACGATGACGAGGATGACGTCGacaatgtaagaaaaaaaaaattttaataaacttATAGATAATTGCTCAATGTCACTATCACGACCGTTGGCtttatttctttgaaatttgattctgaaattttatcattttgcaGATCTGATAACTCAAACCTTAATAAATGGTGGTGAAGAACAGGAGATTAGGAAGATAATTGAATGGTGAATGCAAGATGTGGAGCGCAGTCAAGGCGTTGTGCTTGCTTCCAATTAATAAgtaattgattaattgtatCTATAAATAAACCATGGTAACCATTGATTTTACGCAGTCCTCATATCGTCATATCTATCGACGGCAATCCTCGTATGTAAATTTAATCCTGGGTGGATAGTTTCCTAGGCGTCTCCATAGGCACCAAGACACGTCTGGGTGACGAGATGCTTGGGGGTATCTGTCTAGGGTCAATATAGAAAACTAGCATAATATGTTACTCATTAGACCTATTATATTACAACACTATATCACAATTGGAAATACCTAATAACGTCTTATCATTTAACTTGACACAAGTTGTTCTGAATAAGAATTACCTAAGTTGTTAGATGTACGGTAAGATTAGAGCTGTAATGATCAAATTTTAGTATACACGAATTACGATGTGCAGCCTACTAGTAAATTTTTAATCCACAAATGATAATTAACTTTTAAAGCACCTCAGAATAGAATGGAAATTATGcgataagcaaaaaaaaaagaaaaaccactGCCAATATTTATTTGTACAGTTTTAGAGGCATAAGTTATAACCCTCGGTTGTAATCCATATTAATGAGATGGGGATATCAGATCATTCCTTGATATATACTTCAAATTGTTGTTTAGAAAATTTGTTTCTATTCCTGCCTTTCTTTTGTCATGAATAAAATTGCATCGTGGTTTACTCTGTGATTAAATTTTTGGTGTTAATGTATTTACATTTATGTgttttaataaaatgaaaagtaataGTGTTACGATTTTGATTTATTCAGAAATTAACTTGCCTATAGTTGAACATGTAATTTGCGTGTGTTCTGGGCACAATGGCTGtacaaaatttggaaataagTTATTcccaatgaaataataatttttatctttactGGTGTCAAATATCGTAACACATGATAGAAGAGTTAGAGGGTGGGAGGCGGCCACATACATATTTTCCGTTTCGATAATAgtttccaacaaaaaaaaaaccatttgcCGCATCAAATTACCATATGAGCAATGAGGTTTTTTGAGGAAATTGACTATTGTAACAAAGTTCGATtctttcgtaaaaatttcacaggAAGTGCATCCGCATTAAAGTTCTGcaaaatgataagaaaattCCTCCACGTTTcattattcgaataaaaatcgtatTGGTCATCTCATGAGCTGAATTTCCCATCTATGCCCCTGAAAAGTGGTCAGCGCGCGACGTGCTCTTTCACAAGAATGGTCCGAAGGTCGGGACGGGGTCACGTCAGCTTCACGTAAACAAATTCGTCGAACCACCGGTAGAAATTCGAATGATGCAGAATATTTGAAACCTGATATTCGAACTGATAGTAAAACTTGCTGCAAAATATTCAACGGAAGTTCAAGTTGTGGTAAGGAATTTTTACCTATGAAATTACACTAGCattcatgaataaataaatataacaaaaatgaagaCGCTCGGGTTTTGCATCCGGTTACGTGTAGTTCATTACAATAGATTCTGtcattgtttaaaaaataaaaagcaacaaGCCTCGTCAGATACGAGGTAATTTGATCGTTGAAATATAACTCCATCATCATCTAAGGTAAAAAATTCCTTGGACGGTGGTCAGAGAGATTGACTGCAGCCATTACTAGCCACTGGTCATTTACCTATAATAGTTATTACGTTATTACGTTTCGTCCTTATGATTACCCGGCGTCCATCCACTGCTCGATTTGAATACTAAGTAGTAGTCTTTTAAGCGTCTTGGATCTATCATCTTGAATTATGACGCCATAGAAGAGATGCGAGATGAAAATCTCTTTGTCTAGAGGCTTCTTCTGCACCTCCTTCCTTTCcgcgtcattttttattcatttttaaaataccCGTTTCATTCTTTCTACCTGGACCAGTGAATCGAATAGTCAAATAGCGAGAAGTTACAAGAAACTATTTGTTTCGGTCTTCACCAAATGGGGTCAACATATAACATTATGAAGAATTatataaaaacttttttccggCTTCATTTAGCAAAATAAATTGCTTGTTTAATCGAACGTTCTCAAGCCGATGTAGACGATCCCTTGAACagataacaataaaattaatgagaTAAGATTAATGAATAGTGAAAgtagaaatatttataacactATAAGCGCGTGAATAGCGCGCGAATTTTATAACGTATCAGATCTAGAACAAGTGGAAGGAATCGTTTTTGCGTGAATTAGAATCAATCCCCACTCAAATTGAGTATAACGGCGCCTCTAAAAAACGAATTCCTGAGGTTGAACGAGGATTTCAAGATTCCACCTATTCGTTctattctctttctttatatCATCGTGCAATATTATTAACTACGATGCGATTTAGCCCAGGTTTTGCAGGTGTATGACGTCATGGATTTTTATAGAGGCCAACAAGGAGATTAGTTAGCGCCGACACAGTTATTACGTCATCGGCAAAGTTGTCGGTCGACATTCCAAAAATAGAGAAACTTGCTTGAATTAATAGTCGGCAAATCGCGACAGTGAAACAGGATCAGGTGGTAACGCCACCCctgatatttttccatctgttttaatttttagacaaaaaatgatagaaattttttgatgtacAACGTCTGCAGAAGCAACGTCTCGTCGTCTGTAACAATTTCGAGATTTAAATTCCttgaaaaatcatattttataaatcaaaaaaaatgagaccATCTAGGGTAAACTACAGATCATTACTATCCCCCTCCGAGAAGTATGCATCTTGAAAGAGGATATTCAACGAATCACACATTAGTTCATAGATAGGTATATCATATTAGTAAACATTTATTTCAATGACATACCGAGTAAAACCGCGTTTATAGTCTGGGAGAAAATTCATTAAGATTAAAATACGTAAAACGCCAGAAACGTCACTTGACTCATACTCTCAACTAGTATACAGAGAAGTATCATTAGCACTGCTGAATCTGATGCTGAACTGAGCGTTATGAGAGGGATTTGTGGTCGCTGGACAAGGTTGAAATCGTGACACCATCAACTGCAGAGCAATCAAACCATTTATGGCCATCAAATATCCCGCGATATCGCAAACCACAGATACTGATTATTCGGCGAATCAAACGGGATTTGGATaacgagatgaaataaaaaaaagaaaaagtgcgtaggagtgagaagaaaaaaattactgattggtaaattatatttaaacAAGCCGCAGTCATGTGCTAGCTGGAGCTGCGAacgacgaataaatatatgtattgcCTATGTTCATCGTTATGTAATTTGATGTATTCTAATTTACAGATAAAAATCCGCATGTAATTATACCGTTGATGGTGTTCTATCACAGCAAGTGTAATTGTGACTATCGCGATCAGAAGCAGAACCAATAAATAATAGTATAAAAAGCAAGAAACtgtttacacacgtatatacttcTGTCGTCGCattccagaaatttgaatgtgTTAAGAATTCTAGATTATAAACGCCCATACTTGATCGATGCATAATTTTCTCACATCATCAGACCATCGATACCATCATACACCAATATTACGTAACTTCAAATAAAATGCGGATGGATGGGATACCCATTCGCATTATTATACGCTATTGAAATaaagtttttcgtttctcatttctcgttgtttaaatttttttttcaaacccgtACGGAGCGACatttatcgatgaaatttatgtTTTTCAAACTCACCTCTCAGGAGACGTAGGATAGAAGGATTCCATTATTGAATAGCACAATGGATATGTATAAACCCTGATCTCGTATCGGGTTcccgtttatacgtatataagctGACAACCTTTTACGGTCCCATAGAACTGTAGATTTCATGTAAATTAGGTATACACAGTGGATGATCTTACGTAACCCAAAAACAATTCTCACGTTTCGGCCtatctcttcttctctttatttaaaaaaaaaaaaagcccacTAACAGAAAAATCCATAAAGAAATAATACAGGTATCTTCGAACGTGAAGTTTGCGAAGGCGGGAAAGAGTCACGTTATAATATTGCTGAGCCACAACGCGAGACGCGAATTTGCTCAGCTTGCAGCTACTGGTACGACATGGAtaataaacagaaataaaattgtgaCAAGgcgaaattatcgaaaattttcatacaggCTTAACGAAcaaaatgttcaaaaaataACGTTACGTCCGAACTGCACTTCGATTACTCCAATTACAGCTGCGTCTATAACTTGAGACGAGAGGAAATGATAATTGTGATCCAACAATTAATGAGCAACGATTCTGCAGGTAATTATGTTGTTCTGTTTATCGTTATTGTCCTTCGCTATGCAGCGTGCAAGAATTGTCTCTTCCTCACTGCAGGTGCATAATATGTACAGTGAAAGGTAAATGAGTaaagaattattcattttcaaacattACGTGAATTATGTGTACGTAGCTATTCAAATGATTCCATTAGCGATCTTTAAATGCGAATGgaacgtttgttttttctcatatccgttgatttttttaaacagGAGATAACAATTTGGacgtaagaaagaaaatattcagtttataacaaaaatagcgtagagagaattttttagaTTAACTGAGATGATCCCACCATAATCTCATCTTATCATTCTCTCGAATGCAAATGGACGGATTGCGTCACGTATAGTTTCAATCTCACCGAGCTGAGTGGCAAATATTGCGAAAAACCACAAGAATATTGTGAATTGAACGAGCGCGAATTGTGGACCGATGATGTTACGACGTGTGGGCGCTTTTACGTGCGCCTCCAACAACGGCTTGATGTTAGTAACTAGTAGTAGTCGACGCGAGAAAGACCGGCCAGACCTCAAGTAGAAAGATCCAGTCGTTGGCAGACTGCGGTTCGTGAGACGCGGATTTGAAGTCATAAAAAATTGGCatcgttttttaattaatagaaaaaaatcgaagaattgaaacaaacaaaccagTACACAAATTCTGCGGTgtgattataataaaatacttctaattttttcaatcattttaaCTGAGTGTAAACGTTTGTAacatatattattcataatatatacgtataattgtaTCAGTGAAAAACGTAACACTtgggattatttatttatttattcaataattcacaGAGGTGAGTTCAAGTAATTATAATGTCTCTGATTTGTTTATAATTCTATAAATacctgaatgaatgaaaaatcaacgaagtagggagagaaaaagcaaattttTGGTCGCTGCGTGTGACAAATAGATTAGGTAACTTTTACcctgttttttgttgttaacaaattattttattcatcgcaattattcttctttctcctaaTTTTCGCAACGTCTGATTATAAATGATTTATACAACAATTATCTACCTAACGAGCAGAAATGAGATGGAAAAGAACACGAGCAAAGGGTGCAGAGGTGAGATAAACTGCAATAAATccagaggagagaaaaatgaataaataacagaaaaaaaaaacacacactaCTGCAGCTAGTCGTGAGTCGACCCTGCCGAGCCACGAGTCTTGAGACTTGAGTCTCGAGTTCGAGGAACGAACACGATTCTTTCAAGATCATAAAACGAGCTGAAAATAATCTCCGAGGCTAACAACTTCGGGCGGACGTACGATACCTACGTTCGGCATTACCGAAAGTGAATGTGGCACGTTTTTATTCGGTCTGTACGGACCTTTAAATATACAGAAAATCTATAAAACTCGCCGTTTGATTATTTGACAAATTATTTGGATATAGGTGAGCAATGGTCGACGgtggagaaggaaaaaaagtaaaaaatagacCCGAAGCCCGAGACTCTCCAAAAACGAATCGCATAATCACAAATGCAAATGGGATGGCTGTAAGAATTTATTATCGGTAGTCGCGTGTGTGTTGCGAAAagaatcgtttgaaatttgaacagCAAATAAAATATCCGCGACACGGCGCGATTTCAAAATGGCGAAAGGatgcaaatttcaaatttgaatttgtGGCGCTCGTCGTAGGGGTGAGAATTGCGCCGAGTTGTAAGTGATACTTTGGATTTCGTTCTCTCGACTGAATCCTTCAATTTCTACACGAGTAGTAATAATGAAATCCACGTGGGTTCAATTtatagaagaaaatgaaaggttCCTTACTCAACCGGAAATAGGAGCGCCCATCATTCCttataagtatattatatgcatTCGTCATTATACTCGGCAATTCAATAATCATTGCgtggataaaaaatagatttcaTCAAATGAAATCCAAGGAAAtaccaataataatacatCGCCGATACGTTTTATGCGTATAaatgtaacgtatacgtacacagcaGGAGATGAATGTGCACTGTGCTGAATTCGGTTCACGTAAATATTAAGATTTCGGTCTGACGTGTTGGCTAATTTTAGACTCAACTTCTACCCCGATCTTAAAGCCACGCAGTATAGTACGGATAAAACTGAGCGCAGATTTATAAGTGCGTGTTATATGATATAATGCGTACTCTAAATTTTATCTCTCAGGACTTATCAAGCtagcgaaataaaatgaattaaaaaaaaataaaaaaattgaccatGCCAGCGATGTAGAATAAGAGCAATTATAGCCATGTACCTTTAGAATTACTATTGGAATCGTTCGCAAGTTCCACACGCGTGATAATGAagactcgaaaaaaattagataagcTTTCAAATTCCAAGCATGTCGAATTATTCGTAATTGCTAATTAATTTAATCTACATGATCCCATGAGCAGGTCATGTTATGGTCACACGTCATACATCGTACAGCAGTACGTTTAGCGAACACGGATCTATATAATGGAAATCAAGTGACAAAGATACCTGGCACGTGGTATGCATGCGAATACGAAGGATTAATTGTATAAAACACACGTACGAAACGCGCAGTAAAAAAGATGAAGGGAAttctaaaaaattaaagaaaaaatcacgatAAGGATCAGAGCAACAGAATATGATTGAGGAAATTCTTCGCATTGACTTGATAATTGTACTTAAACAACGGCATTTTGATGGGCAAACTACGATAAGCAAGGTAGGTTACACCTTCCGGTAAAACGAAGCTCGGTTACGATCATTAtacaatttgaatttcgaacgttCGACGAAGGTTGTTCGAAGTGGGTCACCCAGATTTACCGTCGATAATTTCCTCGCACAGTAAGAagataaaacaagaaaaataaataaagaaatgaacaaaaggagaagaaaaattagaagaaacgCGACTCGGAGAAGGTGAAACTCCCAAGGCCAAGGCGCGTTGCGTACATCAATCACGACTGATGAATAACTTATCGTCAATCGCCAAGAAAATCCTCGAGAAAATCTCAGCGAGCGGGTTACTTCGGGATATGATTACTTTCCTGCATCCgcggtttgatttttttttgtgatcaAAGAATACCGAAACCAATTTTCCAATTGAAAAACGTAGTGAATTGTCAAAAGTATTTCACAGTTTAAAATACGAAATAAGTTTTTATCGATCCTAAATTCTTCGCTCGTGCATCTTCTTCCACCTGGGAGTCGTTTCATGGCGCAAAATAATCTCTGAGTCAGACGCAGCAAAGTTTAAAAGTAACCCGCGGGGACCAACGTGCAGCCAAATAACGGCCAACGTTGCTAAAATTCAAAACCTTGACGCACGTTTATTTTGTTAGGTTGTTTATACTTCatgaaacgaaagaacaaaTTCGAAATCATCTATTTCCAACCGCGATCGCGACTCTACTATGTCATATCCCACCCTATCTAACCggaggtttttctttttctctttttcttcagctTCAATTCTTCAACGGTTAAAATTGACTCTGACCTTGGACAATAAAACGCTTTACTTAATACATATGTCCAGAACCGAGATCAGTAATCGCTGTTTATTATACAGCTGCAGTCTGTAGAGCGAGAGCAGCGTTTTATTACGATGCTGGATTTACGACGAGAAATTCGTCGTATGCGTGGTAGGAATAATGTACATAATACAGGGGTGGGTTACGGAAACGTATGTAACGCTCTTTTTGGAAATCGTTTGGTATTACACCACATTCGACGTACTGATATCCGCGATATTTTAGGTCAGGATCGGCGAAGAAGAGTAATACTTCGTTGTAATTATTGTACGAGGACGGCGACATTGACATcgtgtacatataaaataaCCCGGACGATTCAATGCTCACGGGGTCATAGGCGATGACGCGTTGTCCGCCGCTAAAACCGCTACCATATACATTACGTGATATATATGGACAAGTTACACTGGTATACAGAAAAGTTCACCAAGCTAGCTGTCGGGTCAATTAACATCGTCTTAATTAGCGCCAACCGGTGcgtaaatttattattataccggcACCGTGAAAGTATACGTATGCCTGCGATATTTTATAGATTTTAGAAGAAAGAAACCAATTGGATGAACGAAAATATATCTAGATTTTCGAACGACAAGCTTGTTAattttaaaattaatcgatcaaCCGATCGTTTGATCAGGCGTAGGAACTTTTacgtgatgtttttttttcaaaaagaccTACAAAACTTGACGTAAAAATTAGGAGCATAGATCTCAtgtcagtttttcaaataatttaggcggagggaaatgaaagaaagaattgCTGTCGTCAATTACAACACTATGAGATTAGCCTTGTTAACAAATTTAACGAGTGACAAACGCgcacaggtatataattaGTAAATCATTATCTATACacttataagtatatattataagaATTTAATTGCGGACGTTGATATAATGCATTGTTAACGACTGCGATCGATCGGTCAATCGGATGTTCATGTGACGTAAAAGCTGTTCTTTTATACAACGGACCGCGTGCCTATTTTAGTAGAATTTTCGCATCCCCCTCGGCATGGTGTAGGTACTTTGAAATCAATGAGTATTTCACCGtcgatataaaaaatacaacgaacTAATGGAGACTTTTTGTGTAAATCGAGGAGAAAGCTTCGTCATGAAACATCGaaacattaattattttttgtgctTTCAGGAGGGGAGATTAGAGCAAGCTTCGATACGGCGCCAAGATGTCGTCGACGGTAAGGGAAAGTTCACACGTAAGTCGAAAAATAGTTACCCACGGCGGAGGGCAAATCAGCCAAAATCATTCGTCGAGCACAGCGGGGAATCTGGAGAACAATTTAGGTGAGTTTTGGATCCGATAGATCCCCAATTTTTTGTCTGGTAGTTTTTGCGctgattttctctcgttccaaAAAGATTTTGACGATTTAATGCCATCttgttatttgatttttgtctttttttataGACGCGCTTTTGGAAGACCTGCAGACAAGTGTTTCGCGAAGCGCAACCCCCGTTCGTGGAGGAAGAGCACTTTCGCCACAGGTAGAATACAGAGCACCTGCCAACACCACAAGAATCGTATCCGAAGGAAGGTGAGCGTACACGAATACTATtgcgaaataaatataataaaaccgGAAATTGTTTTGTGTGATGCTGCTTATTTTAATTGTTCATGGAACTGTGAGTGCAAGTTGAGATCACCATGACGGGATATAATGTCCTCCGCGGTCTGAATAACCCGAACAACGAtcatcaaattattttatagtaATTCAATGATATTTAAATATGAGATTGAAAATTCTACGTGTTTGCATTTCTTCACCCTTCATTGCTATAATTTgttctcgattaattttttttctcctttatttccaAAGAACAACCTCGCCAACGAGAACGACTACtacaaaaactgaaaaatatgtTACGACCGGAAACAGTGGTGCGGTCAGCGGTATTCCTGGACTAGAACTTCTGGACGCTGAACTTAAAAATGTGAGTTTTCCAAAAATGCGATATTTTAAATTAGTATAACTAATCCCGTTCGCGCGGGATTCGTGGCAAGGAAATATGGTGGCGATTGTaacttgaatttgaaaatggagCGATCGTCAAAGTTAAGAATAGACGTGAACCGCTATTAATATATGTAGCTTCCAATAAAGAGGGCAACATATGTATCTCTTCAAAAtagaaggggggaaaaaagaaggagaaaacaaTTGTGGAGCTCAAGTAAACGGATATAAtgaaagaattattttacCAACAACCTTGGTGCAATCACTGCTCGTTAAACAGCCATTACTCGGGTTATAAAACTCGCGAGGCGTTGGCtatcctatacgtataccgctgCAGCCTTGAGCCAACTGAATAATGTCCTTTTGCCTCTTGCATCTCAATTATAAAGTTTCTTTAAATCACGCTGATGACCATttatgagaggaaaaaatatacttACAGTAAATTCTCAAGGGATCTGCACAATATCCAAGTCTATCCAGAAGTATCACGCAGAACTCCCtgaaaatcattaaaaaatcataattcatGTTTTCCATTAACCAGACGTTTCCAGTTATTTTTGttgagcgaaaaaattccgaaattatttcgatgtgaaaaatgtaattaCCTCGTCGCGTTCTCTTAAAATCGGGGTTCACTGATCGAGATGTTTCCATACAGTCGTGTTCCGAAATGCTGTTTGAATTGACATGAGGGCATATTATTTAATTAGCATTCAGCTGTAGATGTAAGGTCACATCCGTGCAATATGCTTTGTTTAATTCGTTGATTTTAGGCCGTCGGTTGCGAAGAACAGTTTGTTCATTCCCATTTGCCATAGCGTGTAGCGTACAGGACGAGTGGGTAGATCCCGGAGTTTTCTGTGGCGCACCTTATAAGACCAGAGTCAAGTGGTACACATTACAAACTCACTCAGCTTATACttcgttgcgttgcgttgGCGGATCGCTCGCTAACTGATTAAATTCCGTTGAATTCCATCGTCGGATATCTTACACCCGATGAAAACACCCGTAGGAGTATACGTCGCGCCTTAATCACGGAAATTCTCAATACCTTCATCTCTAGACGATCTGAGATCATAGAGCAACTATGATCTCGAAACCCTAAGTCTaaagaaaagatgaagaaataaatatatgaaaaattgaagagctTTTAGGTTTCATTTTAAAAAGCTCCTCACCTTCGACCTTCGTTCGTCATCGAAATTATAGTCCTGGATGGAATTAGTCGGTGCAATATGAGCGTCAGTACATGTAGAATATCCATTGCGTATACGCGGCGAGAACATATTATGGAAAATGAC from Athalia rosae chromosome 6, iyAthRosa1.1, whole genome shotgun sequence carries:
- the LOC105683522 gene encoding eukaryotic translation initiation factor 1A, X-chromosomal — its product is MPKNKGKGGKNRRRGKNENETEKRELVFKEDGQEYAQVTKMLGNGRLEAMCFDGVKRLCHIRGKLRKKVWINQGDIILIGLRDYQDAKADVILKYTSDEARNLKTYGEFPETVRINDTVTFVEDGFDEDIEFGDEISDDDEDDVDNI